In the genome of Pelmatolapia mariae isolate MD_Pm_ZW linkage group LG4, Pm_UMD_F_2, whole genome shotgun sequence, the window AATGGCTGGAGCAGGTTGGTGCTGTTCTGGAAGAAGAGAAACATGCAACATTGGGACTTGCTAGAGAATGATGATCACCAGTATGCAGAACAGAATCTCAGAAGAGATGATATGCAATAAAGCTATTCGGTCCACTGTAATTCTAGCCCCATACTATAAATATCATGCAGGATGTGGAAGCCCCCTGGTATGTACCAGTCTGCACCGATTTCTTACCTGCAGGGTGCCGATCCCGGCGACTGACGCTGTTGTTGACGTGTTCGGGGTACGTCTGTGCCTCCCTCGCTGCTCTCAGCTGGACCTCCAAAGAGTAGCACCTCTTCTTCAGCGCCTCGTTCTCCGTCTTGTGCAGGGATATCTCGGTGTGAAGGACGGAGGAGCACTCATCAGCCAGGTTGCCTATTTCAACCAGAGCCGCCTTTGTTAGCTTATCCAGAATAGCGGCCAGCTGCGTCCTAAAACTGCGGTTTGTGGTGTCGCACATCATTTCGTCAGCGAGGCTCAGTATTTGGAAATATTGGAACGATTCTCAGCGTAGGAACGCAGCTCCTTTAATCAAATATGAAATGTACAGCTGTGCCGCAAGGAATTGTGGGAACACGCTTTCTTCGCCCCCACCCCCAAGCTGCCGAAGACAACACCGTGGAAAATTCAACGCAATATTAGAATATGTTTTCTGCCTGCACAGATGTTTTATCTCCCTGTTATAACAATATATGTGGAAATAAAGACATCTCTTTAAAATCACACCTTATTGCCAACCTCTCCACCACACAGTCCGTGCGATTCACAGCCCTGCTATGGCAAGAAACCACTGTGAATTTACATACAACGAGCAAAGTATAACAAATAAatgtatctttttattttattctcacAGCGTCTGTACTTATTTAGAATATACACGGTAATGTTGAGCGCCCTCTCTCGGTCACTGTTAAAATCTGCAACACAACTTTGTTGCCAGCATGATATGTATCGGTGTGACTTTTAGCATAGTGAGTATCACTATGAAGAAacattaattcattcattttgtgaCTGTTAGTTAATAGTAGAAACTGAGATGATAATAGTTTCATTGATATGGCTTCTTAAATCACTCTATTACAATCACTGCCCTCTAATGGTAACAATGAAGTACTTTAACATCCTTAATTCAGAATTTTTTAAGCTTAAGaacattttctgtttaattatgATTGTTATGTGAATGGGTAATATAGATGGCACAGTGGTCCACTGGATAGCAATGTTTCCTAACAGCAAGAAGGACTTAGATGAGGATCCACCAGTCAGAAAACACATCTTTTGTgtggtttgcatgttcttcctgtgctTCTCTGGTCTCcgagtactctggcttcctcccaccgtctaGAGACATGCATGGGTGACCTTAATGGTCATAGTTTTGAATGTGTGCATGAACAGGTTTCTAGCCCCTTGTTAACCTTGCAAAAGAGTGTCAACCTGTCAAGGGAGTGCCCCATCTTTTGCAGTTGGGATAAGCTCCAGCCTCTTTGTAACCTTCAAGTGGATAAACTGAAATTAATAATCtgtggataaataaatattggtATGTGTACGATAGTTCCATTCATCAATTTTCTTAACCTCTTGTCCAGCCAAGGGTCATAGAGGTCTCTATTCCAGCTAAGACAGGACAATAGGTGTGGACAACTCACCAGTCCATCACAGTAAGAGCTACCAGAAAGGCAGTCAGTCACCACAGACTCACATCTGTGCCTTATATGCACGTCTTTGAACTGTGGGATGAAGGCGGAGCACCTGGAAACCATCCATGTACAGGGAGAACACGTAAACTCCACAGGGAAGGCCCCAGCTATCCAGGAACCTTCTTACTCTGAGTCAACATTGCTAACCATTTCTTGTATATATCTGTATAGCTAATTTAATTAACTAAACACAAACAATTTGAAAAGCAAGCATCAAAAACTCAATTCTGGAACAAATATTAAGTTTATTTTCCAGAACAAAAATACAGATGTTACATATGATTGATGTCTTAAGAGGTTCCATTTACAAATGTCCCACTAAATGTTGGTGCACTGGAGTCACTACCATATACATTTGAAGTAGGATCAAGATGTACTGCGAGGTGTTTTTTCAGATTGCAGTTCTTTGTAAAGCCTTTGCCACATTTGATACAAACAAAGGGTTTTTCTCCAGTGTGTGTACGCTGATGCATATCGAGTGTGCATTTCTGAATAAAGCCCTTTCCACAAACAGGACAACGATACGGCTTCTCCCCAGTGTGCGTACGCTGATGTGTATACAGGTGTCCTTTTTGTGCGTATCGCTTTCCGCATAGTGTGCATCTGAACGGCTTCTCCCCAGTATGGCTTCTCTGGTGTATTTCAAGCTGACTAAAGCATCTGAAGCTCTTGCCACACTGCAAGCAGCCAAACCTCTTAGTGGTTGAGTTCCTCAAGTTATGAAGCTTCATATTTCTGAGCACACTTAAGCTTTGGGAGGTTATATTTTGAGCCAAGCTTTTCCCAACTTCTAGGGTTGTGTCGGCAGGTGTAAGCTGTGGGTTCCAGTGCGTTTCCCTCCTCACTGTTTCACTGAGAGATGACAGGGAGCTTAGAGGCACAAAGCTATCAGTAAACAGTGGCTGCTGGTGGTCTGCAATGTGTTTGGGACGCTGCATCACATTTGGAGCCTTCTGGGTGTCTGTGACTGTttctcttcctgttgaaagCAGACGTACAAGTTAAAATTCTGATTTGCTTTTTGTAGAAATGACCTTGATGATGGAAGGTTTAACAGTTATGACAATTTAGTACAACTATGATGAGCAGAAAAGTCAAATCCAGCATTGTTACTGAAAGTCCTCATGAATTTCACATACAGCTGTGCAACCCGACATAATAAGCAAATTTATAGTCACTGTTTTCAGCTGTCCTGTCTTGTTGAGTGTTTCCATTGTCCACCTCACATGGCTCCTCTTTCACCACTACCAGTTCTGGGTGCTCTTTGGGTTGGTTTGGAAGCTGataagaaaggggaaaaaaggcatTGGTTATAAATGTCAGCCACAGAGCAATCAGCTATGATAACAAGAAATAAATGGCAGGTTATTGCAGACTTACTTCTGTTGCAGCATACTCTTCACCTTGATGCAAACTGCCAGTCTCAGAAGAAAAACTTTCCCACGGACTTTCACTAGGATGCAAAACACTGAGATTAAACACACCAAGCAAGGAGAACATAGCAAACAGCTACGTTCCATAATATACACACAAAGCAACATACCTACCTTTTAATTTCAAGTCTTGTCCTTTCAGTCTCCAGTACTCCGTTTTCTAAACCGTCCCTTCCAACTAAGCTGACTTCTGTCGCATCCTGCCTGCCCCCCTGTGCCATATAAAGCAGCTTCTCCATCAGCTGTAGTTTCTCTGTAAGCGAGGCGATTTCGTTGCGCCCGCGAGTTATCTCGATCTTGAGCATCTTTGACTCGATTTCGACCAGTTTGCTTATTTCCATTACAGCTGTTTTGGATAACGCATCCATGATGGAGACGAGCTGTGTCTGGAAAGAGAAGACTGTCGACatgatttctgtttgttttgttttggctttCCTGTCACGGTCCAGCAGTTGCACGCGAACGACCTGACGCTGTCACGGGGTCTTAATGGCCACAGCAAAAACGTTGTTGAAATGTAACGCAGGAGAAAAGCTGCATGTGCATGCCTTCGAGGTGCGCGTGAGTGTCGCTCCAAAACTCGAGTGGGGCTGAAGTGGATTCAGTGTTTCCATCTGTCGGCTGGGAGGAAACATCgcaattacacacaaaactttcaAATTAGCGCTAATGTTGACAAAGAGTCCTGTTTTGACATCAGGGATGATTGTTggtctgtaaaagttaccacagcTTCCGCGGTGATTTGCTCATTGCAACCTACGTTTACTTTTTAACGCCTTTGTCGTCGCGGTTGTTGTTCGGGACTACGCTAACCAGAATGCAGCACGTTATCAATCGGAATGTGATTGGTGGGTGAAAACTCGCTTCAGGAAGCAGTGTGGTGAATTACATTTGCCAACTGAAAATCCTCACGATAACCTGCCTCAGAGATTCCAACTACAAGGTAAATGAATGTCACTATGAGGGAACTTGTAGAGGTAAAGGTTGCCCTGCGAGGCTGGTTGGTTTAAGATGCGAAGAAGTCATCGATGCTTTGTTGCTCTTGCGTTAACCTGTTCTGGTTAatggctttctttttctttcttttttttgagtggTCTAATCATAAGACAACCCAATTAAGTTTGGTCAAAGTAGTGCAAAAATAACAGCTTCACAACagtgtaaaattaaaaataaattaagttaAACGACTGAGTAAATCACATTTACAGAGATGGCATGATGACTTGCAAAACTGTTTGGTAACTGACTTCCTTATATGTTGTTCACTTTTCTTCTCTCTTACTTTGTCAGTCCTTCTCACAGAGTGTTGTCATGGCTGGAAGGAGAGTCCTGGTCTTCCCCTCATCAGCAGAGCTCGGTCCAGTCCTGGCCCAGCTGGTGACTTCACGGGCTGAGAAGGCCATCGGTTCTCATGGCAGGTTCACTCTGGGACTCTCTGGAGGAAGCCTTGTGTCCATGCTTAGCAAAGAGCTGCTTGCCCTGTCAGAGCTGGACTGCAGCAAGTGGTTGGTCGGTTTCTGCGACGAGCGCCTGGTTTCCTTTGACGATCCAGAGAGCACCTACGGGCTGTACAAGGTTTCTTTGAATTGGTGTTTGTGTTAACATAAATGTATGTTGCTCTGTTGCAGTTGGATAAACTGCAGACCGTTTCATCCTTTTGCAGAGTCAGTTATTTTCCAAGATCAACATCCCCGAAAGTAGGATCTTGACGATCGACTGTTCTCTGCCAGTGAACGAGTGCGCTGAGGATTACACGCGTAAACTGAAAGAGGTACACAGCAATCACAGGCTTTTAGATTTTAGTGTCTGCAGAATTTTTACATCATAATTTTCGCTGTTAAAACACACAGGTCTTCCCGGATGATGACTTCCCTGTGTTTGACCTATTGCTGTTGGGAATGGGGCCTGATGGACACACCTGTTCTCTTTTCCCAGACCACCCTCTTCTGGAGGTGAGGGGCTCTTATTCTAATGAACAGTTGTCTTCTACAATAGATCTGTGTTGAATTCTTATGAAAAAGAATGAGTGCAGATACAAAATTACAGCTTTGTTAGAAAGGAATCATTTATAGTtcattcaaaacatgttttattttgtaacacAGTATGTCATTGTGATCCTAAAAACAATGTCCCATGCTCTTAAAATGCATTTTGGGCATTCTTCAAATCTAAATATTATCTCTCCGTTATTTTGTATAAAAGGCATATCAAGCACATTTGACTGAACTCTGGCACAGCATTTGTGGAAGAATGTCTGAGTTTGCTTTTGGATGTGGTTTCCTAATTAGCTACTCTAAGAAAACAATGTCTTCTCCCTGCAGTTTTCCAGTCACTCTCTCGACAATGCATGGATAATCACTGGGTTTTATGACAGCGCAGTTTGGATTTTATGGTCTTCATAGTTATCCTTGTTAGAAGTGTGAAAAAGATCTGTCTCGTGTTACATTATCCAGTTTCCCAGACATGTATTAAGCTTCGTGTTCAGCtccagtggagaaaaaaaaaaaggtttttagcTTAATCCATGTCTGAGAAACTGAGCCTTCATATTTGCTAGTTTAAAATTGTAAGCTTTTGGTTCTCATATTGTCACTTTTGGTGCAATGATTAGTTATTGCCTTTGGGTGCACCCCATATTCAGGAAACCAAGAAGATTGTGGCTCCGATCAGCGACTCTCCCAAACCACCGCCACAGCGTGTAACTATGACTTTCCCAGTGGTGAACTCTGCACGTTGTGTGGCTTTTATATCAACAGGAGGAAGCAAAGCACCCGTTTTGAAGGTAACACTTAGGGGCGTCTGCTGAACATACACATCTCAAATTCTGAATCTTAACACCCTACTATTTCCATAACGcaataaataaactttgacaCTGATGAGGCAAAAATGAGATGCACCAAGAAACAAGGGTAATTTGGTTAGGTCATGTGACTCAATATTTATAGTTGAAAGGAGGACTGGGGCCAGAAGAAACACTGATGGGACTAAATAAGCCAAAGATGTGACTTTGAGCAGAAATCAttgcatttattcatttattatatttttatacagTTATCGAAAACTAGATTTTTCAAAACATCTGAAACAACTTTTGCAAACTTTAAAActaacaaattaaataaaaatatagaggCACGTTTTTAGTATTTGTTAGTTTAGTAAAAATTTAATTACAAATTGTTGATGAGGCTCTGATTATCATGTTTATTGAGACTCTGGATGTTTTCAAaaagttgtgtgtttttgttgacatACGCCCTACAATATACAAtccataaaataataatttaaaaagttaaccctgaaactaataaaaactaaactaaaatattttcaaagaataaaaaatgaacagaaatagaaaaaatctgcaaattaactgaaactgaatttaaaaacaaaaagtcaaaatgaaataaaaattaaaaaaactaattaGAAAACACTAAACTGTAATAACCTCATGCTTCatagttttgtgtttgtgctatTGTAacacatttctctctttttatttgCAGGAAGTGTTGGAGGATGGAGAAGCTTCACTGTTTCCAGCAGCACGAGTTGTCCCAACTAAGGGCGAGCTGTTCTGGCTTGTTGATGAA includes:
- the LOC134626339 gene encoding zinc finger protein 674-like, which translates into the protein MSTVFSFQTQLVSIMDALSKTAVMEISKLVEIESKMLKIEITRGRNEIASLTEKLQLMEKLLYMAQGGRQDATEVSLVGRDGLENGVLETERTRLEIKSESPWESFSSETGSLHQGEEYAATELPNQPKEHPELVVVKEEPCEVDNGNTQQDRTAENRRETVTDTQKAPNVMQRPKHIADHQQPLFTDSFVPLSSLSSLSETVRRETHWNPQLTPADTTLEVGKSLAQNITSQSLSVLRNMKLHNLRNSTTKRFGCLQCGKSFRCFSQLEIHQRSHTGEKPFRCTLCGKRYAQKGHLYTHQRTHTGEKPYRCPVCGKGFIQKCTLDMHQRTHTGEKPFVCIKCGKGFTKNCNLKKHLAVHLDPTSNVYGSDSSAPTFSGTFVNGTS
- the pgls gene encoding 6-phosphogluconolactonase, with translation MAGRRVLVFPSSAELGPVLAQLVTSRAEKAIGSHGRFTLGLSGGSLVSMLSKELLALSELDCSKWLVGFCDERLVSFDDPESTYGLYKSQLFSKINIPESRILTIDCSLPVNECAEDYTRKLKEVFPDDDFPVFDLLLLGMGPDGHTCSLFPDHPLLEETKKIVAPISDSPKPPPQRVTMTFPVVNSARCVAFISTGGSKAPVLKEVLEDGEASLFPAARVVPTKGELFWLVDEPAAASLTIQVERLGSGAKL